In the Primulina tabacum isolate GXHZ01 chromosome 15, ASM2559414v2, whole genome shotgun sequence genome, agggagctttgttttcataatcattggtctagcaatcatttgcagacgtttaatcaatgattcagccaatccattctgtgtatgtacatgagcaacatgatgctcaacaatgattctcatagacatataataatcattgaaagtttgggaagtaaattcatcagcattatcaagtctaattttcttgattgtataatcgggaaattgattcctcaattttattatttgagcaagtaatcttgcaaatgcaacatttcgagttgacaataaacatacatgtgaccatctgctggaggcatcaatcaataccataaagtatctgaatggtccacatggtggatgaattgttccacaaatatcaccctgaatacgttcaataaacattggtgattcagtttggattttggctggtgatggtcttataataagttttccaagagaacatgctttacattgaaacttataattctgaaagatcttctggtctttcagcggatgaccatgtgtattttctataattcttcgcatcattgttgaaccaggatgtcccaatctatcatgccaattggttaatattgaagaattatcaactaccatgtttgattcaatcggacttatatgtgtataatgcaatccagtagggagcattggtagtttttcaatcacatatttctttcctgatttatatgtgataagacacatatatttcttattcccttcattcattgtttgaatatcatacccatgggaatatatatcattaaaactcaacaaatttcttttcgattgtggtgaatataaagcatcattgatcaaaaattttgtaccattaggtaacaaaaaatgtgctttaccacatcctttaatcaagtctacaggacctgatattgtattcaccgttgtttttgttggttttagttccaagaaatatcttttatctcggaggatagtgtgcgttgtaccactatcgggtatgcaaacttcagctttgctcatagcattttccattttttgaacttcaaaaaaatatgcaatgaaataaaattactggcaatatatatttaaatataacacatatcataataaaacattatatggatacatgaaaaataaattattgtaaatttatattctaccactatattgttcattttcagagaaatcattgagaaaatctgcagcatcaatattgttcatttctatcccaccaacatattgatcatttccagagaaatcattcataaaatcgccagcatcaaaatgagttgaatcactcaaatggtcactgcgttaagtgaagttggtctccttttctttcccctttaatgattctttataaagtttacaaaggtgttcaggggctcgacaaattttggaccaatgtcctggagtaccacatctgaaacaagaactttcatatctttttgagtgattctcattaacccttatattctcatgatgccttttctgtggatggtttgggacgctcttttgagatgaattataaaaataactatctatatcgttttcaaaaccacggcctcgacctcgaccaaaaccttgtctttgaatttgattttggtttccaggtttaaattcatttttacttacagcatttacttctgaaaATGCTGTtcatccagtgggtcgggactgatgatttctcattaatagctcgttgtttttttccgccacaagaagacaggcgatgagttcagaatatctcgcaaatccacgtactctatattgttgctgtagagtaatatttgatgcatgaaacgtggaaaatattttttcaagcattttcgattctgtgacctcatgtccacaaaattttagctgcgagattattcgatacatcgctgaattataatcgctgactttcttaaaatcttggaatcttaacatattccattcatcacgggcggtcggaagtataacttcccttatatgttcaaatctttctttcaatcctttccacaaagccatgggatctttttcaattaaatattcacatttcaatccctcgtcgagatgtcgacgcagaaatataatggcttttgccttttcttgtgatgtcgatatgtcatttttttttattgtctcacttagacccaatgactcaagatgcatttctacatcgagagtccatggcatataattttttcccatgatgtcgagcgcaacaaattcgagctttgtcaaatttgacatggtggtactaaaaaaaattacgatgcattttattagttaatgaatattgcaatacaaagtaatggataaacaacaagtacaagcatttgtaaaaataaagaaaacacacgaggaagatattctccgataaataaaagactcgtgagtatgataaccaaaataattaaaaataaccttgataaagccatctttttttttcttcgaaaatttagtgaagaataatttttagagaagaagagaaagttggagtgattgaatgtgtttatgagatcatatttatagggcaaaaactagccgttttgttactgtttatgaccgttggtgtataaaaaaaataaaggtatgtatttgtataattttatggtaataatatggtgtatataatattagacatatttaaataattatgtatatcatatcatattattataatgatgtgtcataagatattttatttaaaaatcttataggcttttatacttgtcgtatcccttaccgggagtgtgggatgtcgtcttaacatcctcccaggatttataacaagtttttgaaaaatttatttttattattaataataacattatattatatattaaatatatacacaataaataaataacagtaaaataaatattattatttttgttacctttttcttctgtttggagcttggaaaaggatggaggacttttagagcttcgtgctgataacgtgttgtgaaaaagtaaaaatttatggtaaaaagtaaaaatctcaaactctcaaaatttaccaaactacacactttataatatttttctctctactcaattgtgattttcttcataaatgagagatctatttataggaaatttttacaaataatctaaaaataaaatacatcattacctacatcatcacacactattttcaatatttacaactcttattttcaacattcaaatattcaatattctaatattcaatacacacattttaaatatatttttcaacaaaatgtataatttatgtttagttacgtttcataaaaattttattagcAGAATAATTGTCCTTAGTAACCTTATTCTcgtcaaagcataaataaagaCGGTGTAAGAAGGTGTCAAATTAACTTCTTATCATTTCCTCCTCCTCACTCTCTCTACCCATTAATTAACTAGCAAACTTCTTCGACAATTTTCATGTCTGAAGAATTCAGAGATGGATTTTATTATCACCAAACATTTCACGATGATCTCCGCCGTAACCCCGGCGGATCCGCCAACTTTCCATACTCAAACACCATCAATGCAGCGCCAGCTAACAATAACTCCACCAAAGCTTCTTATTTCTTTCCGGGAGATTCGTCGGTTCATCAAGTACAAGTGCTTGATCCTTCTTTGTACTTAAGTAGTTTCACCGACTTTCTGCATGGATCTTCCGGCCAAAACACGATTTCTTCCGCCGCCTTTGGCATGTTGCCGCTGTCTTCTTCTTCGAAAGAAGAGCTGAGGGCGCCGGTAGTGGATAATCAGGGGTTGGGAGGCGGCGAAACCCCAGTTACACCCAATTCTTCGATTTCCGCCTCCTCCACCGAGGCAGCGCCAGGCGAGGATTTAGACTCCAAGAAGAGTCAAAAACTTGATAGCGCTCAAGTAAAAGAAGCTGCTGAAGACGGAGAAGACATGAGCTCCAAGAAAGAGTAATTAGTAACAATATATCTTTTGATTTCAATCAGTTCTTTTAGTTTCTTGACTGTATATTAAGGTTAATAATAAATCAAGATCCAAGGACTAATCATGTGAAATTATTTGATCCAATTAATGAAAGGGATAACAAATcaaagaagaaaagagagaagAAGCAGAGGGAGCCTCGATTTGCTTTCATGACCAAGAGCGAGATTGATCAATTGGAAGATGgatacagatggagaaaatacGGACAAAAAGCGGTCAAGAACAGTCCTTATCCAAGGTTAATTGTACATTTCTTTAACATTTTATTTGACTGATCATTTAGTTGGTGCAAGTAAAACTGGTGAAATTAAACCCTTTGATTTTCAGAAGCTACTATAGATGCACGACTCCGAAATGTCCGGTGAAGAAACGCGTAGAGAGATCCTTTCAAGACCCTTCAATCGTGGTCACAACGTACGAAGGGCAACACAACCACCACGTCCCCGCCACCCTCCGAGGCAACGTGGCGACCGGAATGTTTGCCCCAACTGGTTCCATGCTTATAACTCCGCCGCCATTTTTGCAAGAGCAACAAATCTTACTTCAAATGCCTTACCAACTTTACATGAGCAATTTTAGCGGGGGAAACCTTGTGTATGATCATCATCAGGAGCAGGAGCGGCAGCAATCTTTGGGTACACTGGTGCATGATCATGATCAGCAATCTTATAACTTGCATGTTTCTGGCCATGGACTGTTGCAAGATATAATTCCGCCTCCTGCCTTTCCCAAACAAGAATTCTGACGAGTATTACTTACTTCAATCTCAACATGTGATCGATCGATCGAAACGAGGTTGTTTTATTAATTAACTATGTTTTTCCACTCTTAATTAATTAGTTTACTGACTAACTATATAGTTCCCCGCGCTTGGCTTATCTACACTTCTGTTGTATATAGCagcaatatatatgtatatccaGCGCATGTTATAATTAATTATGAAATGAGTTTTATCGGTACAAAAAGACGATCCACGGAGGTAATTAGGGAGGTCTGGCTTTCAATGAAATGATTTTTACATTTAATATACttctaaaatatattaattgttTCATATTTTTTCGACTGACTTTATGCATGTAACGTAATTAATCGGATTCCAAAGTCTATATACATGaagtttattatttaataattaattatttctaCATAATCTAGTTCGTAAATCGGTGCATACGCATGAATTTACTAATTTGTTACAGTTTAGATATAATCAATTCTGCCAAcatgttgattatttaatttcagccgtgatatttttgtttaataaatatatatgtatgtgtataaataaataatatgcatatatttttatatatatgtacatagaATACGTATACTATgttctttaattaaattttaatttgtggTTACGTTCAGAGAACAGGATGTTAATCaaatgattattgcatgattCATAAGAATGCCACGAGAAGCATTTGGATAAGGAGCACGTGTAAATATTTATGTGTTTGTTTATAAAACTAATACTCCAACCACCAAATCAGCAGATAATTCTTTTAAGTTCTGATTCAATTTTATACTATAAAAGCCAAACGATTTGGTTGTTAATTTAGGATATTGTATTCTATATCAccaaaaattctaaaaaaataaatataataataataatcatgaGAGTTGATTGCAATTTAAGGAAATATTCAATCGATAACTAAGTGGACGACCATATataataaagaataaaaatatttaaaaaaaaaaaaccataagGATCTAcactataatatatatatatatatatatatatattctcattttaaaattgta is a window encoding:
- the LOC142526755 gene encoding WRKY transcription factor 71-like encodes the protein MSEEFRDGFYYHQTFHDDLRRNPGGSANFPYSNTINAAPANNNSTKASYFFPGDSSVHQVQVLDPSLYLSSFTDFLHGSSGQNTISSAAFGMLPLSSSSKEELRAPVVDNQGLGGGETPVTPNSSISASSTEAAPGEDLDSKKSQKLDSAQVKEAAEDGEDMSSKKEDNKSKKKREKKQREPRFAFMTKSEIDQLEDGYRWRKYGQKAVKNSPYPRSYYRCTTPKCPVKKRVERSFQDPSIVVTTYEGQHNHHVPATLRGNVATGMFAPTGSMLITPPPFLQEQQILLQMPYQLYMSNFSGGNLVYDHHQEQERQQSLGTLVHDHDQQSYNLHVSGHGLLQDIIPPPAFPKQEF